A genomic window from Gemmatimonadaceae bacterium includes:
- a CDS encoding DUF4145 domain-containing protein: MSFFPPRLFRRLPVWISNLPEAEQELLIEVYEALGTDSRRLAAMGCRALIDLFIVRTVGDAGTFAARLEQLENDGYLSRRSRQSLGTALDAGNAAAHRGYSPNGSELTVILDIVENLLHATVVATQAPELSTSIPRRATPKGETSL; encoded by the coding sequence GTGTCGTTCTTCCCACCGCGACTCTTCCGACGCTTGCCGGTTTGGATTTCCAACCTTCCTGAGGCAGAGCAGGAACTGCTCATCGAAGTGTACGAAGCGCTTGGCACTGACAGTCGTCGACTTGCAGCTATGGGATGCCGCGCCTTGATAGACTTGTTCATCGTCAGAACAGTTGGAGACGCCGGGACCTTCGCTGCAAGACTTGAGCAACTTGAAAATGATGGCTATCTAAGTCGCCGTTCACGGCAGTCGCTCGGAACCGCACTCGATGCGGGGAATGCAGCAGCTCACAGGGGCTACAGCCCAAACGGTTCCGAGCTAACCGTTATCCTCGACATCGTCGAGAATTTGTTGCATGCTACTGTTGTGGCAACCCAGGCGCCTGAGCTCTCAACCAGCATTCCGCGGCGCGCTACACCCAAAGGCGAGACATCGTTGTAA
- a CDS encoding ATP-binding protein: protein MSAVKKPILALAELVWNGLDADATEVSVIFERSLLGALDTIRVVDNGLGMLPHDAEHSFGRLGGSWKKFGSRSRKRGRILHGRAGKGRFRAFALGDRVEWSTVAQDGDRRIQFSISGSRDRLGTFLLSDVREVPDDTPTGTCVEISGFSKEFRLQGDKARVEVAEQLAIYLRQYSDTRVTYDGARVDPAALEIANHEYEIGPVSLDDGRSVSATLVIIEWSIPSERSLFLCDEDGFTYHRVAPKIQAPGFDFTAYLRSAYIRELHENNQLELDDLSEGTGRLVEAGKQALKSHFRSRSAERAVELVDGWKKRDIYPFQGEAKSPVEVAERQVFDLVALNVSEYLPSFADSDDRTQRLQLRLLRQAVEASPDVARRILSEVLELPLVKQQQLASLLDRTSLSSIISAARLVADRLDFVLGLERLVFEKNSKDQLLERSQLHKIVEKNTWIFGEQFHLTASDKSLDEVLAKHLHLLRKDAEEDGRPVQREDGSMGIVDLMLSRKVPQANPNAREHLVVELKRPRVKVSLSVHSQLQSYAFAVAKDERFRDTNTRWIFWAVSNELTDEVSQLASQQRLQPGQTYSSDNIEIWVKSWGQVVADCKARLRFFQDALQYEASDESAVKYLRDMHGEYLPPALMESSSDRVSVAESGPLTRQSRTPARRRGS, encoded by the coding sequence ATGTCGGCCGTGAAGAAGCCGATCCTCGCACTGGCTGAGCTTGTGTGGAATGGCCTAGATGCAGATGCGACGGAGGTATCTGTCATATTTGAGAGAAGCCTTCTTGGGGCGCTCGATACTATTCGAGTAGTTGACAATGGCTTGGGAATGTTGCCGCACGACGCCGAGCACTCGTTCGGACGCCTGGGTGGTTCCTGGAAAAAATTTGGAAGCCGCTCCCGGAAGAGAGGTCGCATCCTGCACGGTCGGGCTGGGAAGGGCCGATTCCGGGCGTTCGCACTCGGCGACCGAGTCGAATGGTCGACAGTAGCGCAGGATGGGGACCGTCGGATTCAATTCTCAATCTCGGGGTCTAGAGACAGGCTTGGCACATTCCTTCTTAGCGATGTTCGGGAGGTGCCTGACGACACTCCCACTGGCACTTGTGTGGAGATTTCAGGATTCTCGAAAGAGTTCCGCTTGCAGGGCGACAAGGCGCGAGTGGAGGTGGCCGAGCAGCTTGCAATTTACCTGCGGCAGTATTCTGACACACGGGTGACCTATGATGGAGCTCGGGTCGATCCCGCTGCTCTCGAAATCGCAAACCACGAATACGAGATTGGGCCAGTCTCTCTCGATGACGGTCGCAGCGTGTCTGCCACGCTCGTCATCATCGAATGGTCGATTCCCTCTGAACGCTCGCTATTTCTGTGCGATGAGGATGGTTTCACCTACCATCGCGTGGCGCCCAAAATTCAAGCGCCCGGATTTGACTTCACGGCGTACTTGCGGTCTGCGTACATACGCGAGTTGCATGAGAACAACCAACTGGAACTCGACGATCTCTCTGAAGGAACAGGGAGGCTCGTCGAGGCCGGCAAGCAGGCGCTTAAGTCCCATTTTCGGAGTCGGAGCGCTGAGAGAGCGGTAGAGCTCGTGGATGGATGGAAGAAGCGGGATATCTATCCGTTTCAAGGAGAGGCGAAATCTCCGGTTGAAGTCGCAGAGCGTCAGGTCTTCGATCTCGTCGCCCTCAACGTCTCAGAGTATCTCCCGAGCTTCGCAGATTCAGACGATCGCACGCAGCGCCTGCAGCTGCGATTGTTGCGGCAAGCAGTAGAGGCCTCGCCAGACGTCGCGCGCCGCATCCTCTCAGAGGTGCTAGAGCTGCCGTTGGTCAAACAACAGCAACTGGCATCCCTGCTCGACAGGACCTCTCTCTCCTCAATCATCAGCGCGGCCCGTTTGGTAGCCGACCGACTAGACTTTGTCCTTGGTCTCGAGAGGCTCGTCTTTGAAAAGAACTCGAAAGACCAGCTACTTGAGCGCAGCCAGCTTCACAAGATTGTGGAGAAGAACACCTGGATCTTCGGAGAACAGTTCCATTTGACCGCCAGTGATAAATCACTGGACGAAGTTCTCGCGAAGCACCTTCATCTGCTAAGAAAGGATGCAGAAGAAGACGGGCGGCCGGTCCAAAGAGAGGATGGGAGCATGGGAATAGTAGACCTGATGCTCTCGCGAAAGGTGCCCCAGGCCAACCCAAACGCCCGAGAGCACTTGGTTGTCGAACTCAAGAGACCACGCGTGAAAGTGTCTCTGTCTGTTCATTCACAGCTGCAGTCGTATGCGTTTGCAGTTGCTAAGGATGAGCGGTTCCGCGACACTAACACGCGATGGATATTCTGGGCCGTGTCGAATGAGCTGACCGATGAGGTGTCGCAGCTGGCGTCGCAACAACGCCTTCAGCCAGGCCAAACATACTCTTCCGACAACATCGAGATCTGGGTGAAGTCCTGGGGGCAGGTTGTTGCGGACTGTAAGGCGCGTTTGCGGTTCTTCCAGGACGCCCTGCAGTATGAGGCGTCAGACGAGAGCGCCGTGAAGTATCTCCGCGACATGCATGGCGAGTATCTACCGCCTGCACTCATGGAGAGCTCGAGTGACCGAGTAAGTGTCGCTGAATCCGGTCCGCTGACTCGGCAGTCGCGTACACCGGCGAGGCGCCGAGGCTCTTAG
- a CDS encoding MarR family transcriptional regulator, translating to MSTESRALNLYVVLSRAAEALHAHTAADVESHGLTHTEFAILEALFHKGPMLLGEVQKKILVSSGGITFLIDKLAKRGLVQRRLCESDRRARWAELTPAGKELIAGIFPGHAEVIRRAASGLSAAEQQTLITLLKKLGYHAASLELEPSGPLAAQPAGTPAEPGV from the coding sequence ATGTCTACCGAGTCCCGCGCCCTCAACCTCTACGTCGTCCTCTCCCGGGCCGCCGAAGCCCTGCACGCCCACACCGCCGCCGACGTCGAGTCCCACGGCCTCACCCACACCGAATTCGCCATCCTCGAAGCCCTCTTCCACAAGGGCCCGATGCTCCTCGGCGAAGTCCAGAAAAAGATCCTCGTCTCCAGCGGCGGCATCACCTTCCTCATCGACAAGCTCGCCAAGCGCGGCCTGGTCCAACGCCGCCTCTGCGAATCCGACCGCCGCGCCCGCTGGGCGGAGCTCACGCCCGCAGGCAAAGAGTTGATCGCGGGCATCTTCCCCGGCCACGCCGAGGTCATCCGCCGCGCGGCATCTGGCCTCTCGGCGGCCGAGCAGCAGACGCTGATCACCCTCCTCAAGAAGCTCGGCTACCACGCCGCCAGCCTCGAGCTCGAACCCTCGGGCCCGCTCGCCGCGCAGCCGGCCGGGACCCCCGCCGAACCAGGCGTCTAG
- the dcm gene encoding DNA (cytosine-5-)-methyltransferase, with translation MPAKPKTKSSRKQIRVAELFAGVGGFRLGLEAASPDFVTVFSSQWEPPGTPSKQFASRCYVERFGTEGHSNEDIAKVLDEVERGERKLPDIDMVVGGFPCQDYSVAKPLNQSAGLQGKKGVLWWEIHRLLRILKDKKKPAQWVFLENVDRLIKSPATQRGRDFAIMLASLCDLGYEVEWRVVNAADYGFPQRRRRVFIVAQLAGKAKSKKSGADVVFESGVFANSLPVHSDNRLDLSETEHFELTGELHELSADFGRGVERTKFGQAGYVRPIGIGASRKRIVWTYNPKPNFVGRSLLLRDVLERGAVPKQFFVIDAALAKWRTAKGSKAEERVHKASGFKYFYTEGALPFPDPVDRPSRTILTSEGGASPSRSKHIVAAKDGGYRRLTPVELERLNGFPDDHTATEMTETQRAFCMGNALVVGLVEAIGVEVAVREAVRLRSKAVQNAT, from the coding sequence ATGCCCGCGAAGCCAAAGACGAAGTCGAGTCGCAAACAGATTCGCGTTGCAGAGCTGTTTGCCGGTGTGGGAGGGTTTCGTCTCGGACTCGAAGCCGCGTCGCCGGACTTCGTCACGGTGTTTAGCAGTCAGTGGGAGCCGCCTGGCACGCCGTCGAAACAGTTTGCGTCGCGGTGCTACGTCGAGCGGTTCGGTACGGAAGGGCACAGCAACGAAGACATTGCGAAGGTACTCGACGAGGTCGAGCGTGGCGAGCGGAAGCTGCCAGACATCGATATGGTCGTCGGCGGGTTTCCCTGCCAGGACTACTCTGTCGCGAAGCCGTTGAATCAGTCGGCAGGCCTTCAAGGAAAGAAGGGTGTGCTGTGGTGGGAGATTCATCGGCTGCTGCGCATCCTCAAGGACAAGAAGAAGCCCGCGCAGTGGGTGTTTCTGGAGAATGTCGATCGGTTGATCAAGTCGCCGGCGACGCAGCGTGGGCGTGACTTTGCGATTATGCTCGCGAGTCTGTGCGACCTTGGGTACGAGGTCGAATGGCGCGTGGTGAATGCGGCGGACTATGGGTTCCCGCAGCGGCGGCGGCGTGTGTTCATCGTGGCGCAGCTGGCGGGGAAGGCCAAGTCGAAGAAGAGCGGTGCGGACGTTGTCTTTGAGAGTGGGGTGTTCGCCAATTCGCTTCCCGTGCACTCAGACAATCGTTTAGATCTCTCGGAGACTGAGCATTTCGAGCTGACCGGAGAACTACACGAGCTGTCAGCTGATTTCGGGCGCGGCGTCGAGCGTACGAAGTTCGGGCAGGCTGGGTACGTCCGCCCTATCGGGATTGGCGCCTCTCGGAAGCGCATCGTCTGGACCTATAATCCCAAGCCAAACTTTGTGGGGCGTTCGCTGCTGCTGCGAGATGTGCTTGAGCGCGGCGCGGTGCCGAAACAGTTCTTCGTGATCGACGCTGCGCTGGCCAAGTGGAGGACCGCCAAGGGATCGAAAGCGGAAGAGCGCGTCCACAAGGCGAGCGGGTTCAAGTACTTCTACACTGAGGGGGCGCTGCCATTTCCGGATCCGGTGGATCGACCTTCGCGCACGATTCTCACCTCCGAGGGAGGAGCGTCGCCGAGTCGGTCGAAGCACATCGTGGCTGCGAAGGACGGCGGATACCGGAGACTTACGCCCGTTGAACTCGAGCGCCTCAACGGCTTTCCTGATGATCACACCGCAACTGAGATGACCGAAACACAGCGGGCGTTTTGTATGGGTAATGCGCTCGTGGTCGGTTTGGTCGAAGCTATCGGCGTCGAAGTTGCTGTTCGAGAGGCTGTGCGTCTGCGCAGTAAAGCTGTACAAAATGCCACATGA